The Bubalus bubalis isolate 160015118507 breed Murrah chromosome 8, NDDB_SH_1, whole genome shotgun sequence sequence CATTAAATAAGTCATCCAGATTTCTAATTAAATATAAGTTTAAGTTTTTGTTGCATTGACTTGTGTtcagtttatttttcctcttattaCCATTTTTGTGTAGCTTGTTGGGAGTATATGAATTGGTTTAGGAAAATTATTAAGGAAGAGATTTGCCACAGTGGCTTTTCTTATTAGTGGCCAGTTCCTAGTGTTCAGTCTCAAAATAAGCATTGATCTAGCAGTGACTAGGACTCTGGCTCCTGCACCTTCCTTCGCATCGTTTCATCCCAGGGACTATATTGGAGAGCAGAGCAGAGGCACAGTTCCAATTCTTTGTGTCTTCCGCATAGCTGTCTACTTTTCTTTCAGTCTAGTAAAGGTTCTTGAGTTCCCCAAAGCTCAAAATTCCAAGGGTCAAAGCGATTCTGCATTTCAGCTTTTTGGTTTCTTggtataaacaaaagaaaaaggtgtTAATTTATGGGTCTGTTGTTGTCTGTGAAAactttctccccctgccttctgtGTTtcgtcttgtgtgtgtgtgtgtgtgtgtgtgtgtgtattttaacttttgcttcttaGATTGTAGTTCATCTCACTGAGGACCTGCTTTCCCGAGCTTCCATGACAGTAGTAAATGGATGTCCGACGCTGACCATCAATGTTTCTACTGCACGAGAGCACTGGCTGGAAGGGATGCTGAGACATGAAATAGGTAGGTGACCACCCTTCTCCACTTATTCAGTTGTAATAATAAATTACCTCAAGCAcctgttttttataatttttttttcttagtaataTTTGGCAAAAAGTGATGAAATTGTTAGGTGTCACTTGAACTTAAAGTGAAGATATTAGTGTCtcatttcaaattaaattttttagGGTACTGTGTAAAGGGAGAGTCATTTAACTCCTCTGTATTTCAgttcaggtttccctggtggctcagacggcaaagcatCTGCCAGTTCACCCACCTTCAACTGAGGGAATGACCTCTGAGATTCTTTTCAAATATCAAGTCTATAATTcttctcttaaaagaaaataaatttccttaaaaGTTATACCTCTTCTAATGAGAAATACAGTCCTTCCGAAGTCAGTGTCCTCAGTCAAACCCAAAGGCATTAGGGTCAGGccattttctgctttgttttgatttgttaCGTACACATCAATTTGGTTTTAGAACTGTTGGTAGAATCTTTTCTTGGAGAGAATTAAAATGAGAATGCATTTCTTGCTTTTCATGTGCCTTATTTTCTCCATAGGCACACATTATTTTCGAGGTATTAACAACCTTCAGCAGCCATGGAACAGTTGGACTGGCCGTAAAAAACTTGAACTAAAGCCAAATAACCCCACCGAGGAAGGACTGGCAAGTATTCACAGTGTCCTGTTTAGAAAAGACCCCTTTTTATGGAGGGCTGCCCTCCTCTACTACACTGTTTATCGCGCCAGCCAGATGTCTTTTTGTGAACTATTCAGAGATATTGGCAAGTTTGTCAAGGACCCCAATACGAGATGGGATTATTGTGTACGAGCGAAGAGGGGATGGACTGATACCTCTCAACCAGGTGAGAGTGCCTTAACTGTAGATTTTGTGATTTAATGGGTAACTTGTTTATTGATTTTGGTCACATCCTGCTCTTCCCATCATTGAATCCACTCAcctttgaaaaattaaacttttgttACTTGAGGTCAGTGCTGATTTTCCCAAACCACATTTTGTTAGCATTATTTTGCTCATCtcttaagaaaaatttcaaacctaCAGAAATTGGGAAATAATGATGGAATGAACACTTACTCTGGATTCACTAGTTGttaacatttttccatttttgctttctctatgactttaaaaatagtgttaTTGAGATACATAGTTCATCCAGTTtaaatatacagttcagtggtgttTATAATGTTCATAGAGTTGTGCAGACAGTACCactgtctaattccagaacatttcatcaccccagaagAAACTTATCCCATTAGCAGGCATTCCCTATTCTCTTTCCCCATTGTTCCCAGCGGTAAAaaaccattaatctacttttgttagttttgcctgttttggaTGTTTCATGTACGTGGAATCACATGTGATCCTTTGTggctggtttctttcacttagtgtattTTTAAAGTTCGTTCATATCGTAGCATGTTATCAGTATACCAGccctttttactgctgaataatGTTCCCGTGCATGCAtatgatgcattttatttattcttttaccaGTTAATGGGCATTTTGGTTGTTTgcattttttggctattatgaataatgctatcaTGAGTATTTGTGTACAAGCTTATATTGCTAATTCTCCTGAGTGTATACTTAGGGGTGGAAATTTGGGCTTATAGGTAACTCTGTGCCcaaccttttgaggaactgccagtgTTTCCAAAgtgctgcaccattttacaatcccaccacAGTGTATGAGGATTTCTAGTACACCATATCCTCCAAAACACCTACTGTCTTCATGTTTTAATTACTATTATAGCCATACTAGTGGGTATAAAGTGGCTAACTCGTGGGTTTTCTGCTGGCTAATGATAttcagtatcttttcatgtgattatcggctatttgtgtattttctttggagaactgtttagatcatttgcccatttttaattggtttgtttGTCTTTATTCTTGAGGTAAGAGTTTTTTTTGTATAGTATAGATACACATCTCTtactaaataatgaaatattttctcctgtagtatgtcttttcactttcttgatgctattctttgtttttaaagtgttttttttttttttaatgtgggccattttttaagtcttgattgaatttgttacaatattgcatctgttttttttatgtttttggagCTTTGGCAAGAGACACATGAGTCTTAGCTACCTGCCCAAGGATTGGGCCCATACTCCTTTCATtgaaagatgaagtcttaaccactggacaaaaagggaagtcccctctttgtggctttttaaagaattatttattcattggTTTGTTTTGGCTACACCGGCTCATTCttgtggcttttctctagttgcagcgagtgagggctactctctagctgtggtgtgtgggcttctcgctgtggtggcctctcgttgtggcacacaggctctaggcacacgggcttcaggagttgtggctcatgggcatagttgctccatggcatgtgggatcttcccgggacCAAGGAGCGAATCCATGTTCTCTGCATTGGctggcaaattcttaaccactggaccactagagaagtcctctctgtaaatttttaaaagcaaattgtaCACTTGACATCTCATTCCTTAAGAACTTAAGCATGCCTCTCCTAAGACTAAAACATTCTCTTCTACTTAAAACAGTATCATTATCACACTTAAGAAAGTGAGTTTTAATTCAGCAGTATCAACTCTTCCATATACCGTATTTAAATATTCCCAACTCTTCCAAAAATGTCTTTTACAGGtgttgaaaaaaaatctagatctAATCACTGTTCATGCATTACTTTTGGTAGCAATGTCTCTTTAACCACTTTTAATAGGGAGACACCTtggacatttgttttttgtttcttgtcatactaatgtttttgtttttttctaatttattttttaggatttattttatattggagtatacagaggagcctggtgggctacagtccattggggtcacaaggagttggatataactgaacaactgagcacatacacacacacagttgattaacagtgttgtgttgaaTGTGTACAGTGAAGTTGtttagttacacacacacacacacacatatatatatatattattttccaagtGCATCAACCATTTAGGTTACTACAGAATTTTACCAcagttcccttttctacacagcAGCTCGTTACTGGTTATCTGTTTCAAATATAGCAATATggacatgttaatcccaaacaccCAGTTTATCCCCGCCCCCTACcgttcccctctggtaaccagaaATTTGTATTCtaagtctgtgattctgtttctgttttgcaaacagATGCAAACttgatttgtatcatttttttgatGCACTATATAAGCGATATCagatctttgtctttctctgtcttcactaAGGATGATGATCTCCTGacctatccatgttgctgcagatggcttctttttaatggctgggtgaTACATACCACTGTACACATGTACCTctgctttattcattcctctgtcagtaGCATATTGGTTTCCTCCATTATTATAAATagcactgcagtgaacactggggtacacgtatcCTTTTCCCATAGTTTCCCCAGATATACGCCCCGGAGTcacattgctggatcatatggtagctgtagttttaatatttttgaggCATTTCCATAATGTCCTCCATAATTTACTTTTTGCTAtaccaatttatttttctcaacatccttttcagtatttattgtttatagattttttttagttcagttcagctcttttattttttatatacagGAGATCGTTCTAGATCCCATGTCTAGTAGGTTTTTGATCATAACCATTCACATTGGTGTCAGGTGATACctgattgtagttttgatgtgcatttctctgataattagcaatgttgagaatCTCTCCATGTGCCTTGTGGCCATCTGTGTgtgttctttggggaaatgtctgttaaggtcttctgcccattattagattgtgttgtttgttttgtttgatattGAACTGTGCGaactctttgtatattttcaagattaatctttgcacatattttctcctgTTGTATGGGTTGTcttttgttcatggtttcctcagctgtgcaaaagcctttgagAATAATCAGATcttatttgtttctttcagttttcattttaatttgaagtCGATTTAACAGCGTTCTGTTAGTTCACGTGCGCAGTAAAGTGACCCAGTTATACATGGATATGTGTCTCTTCTTTCCCAAATTCTCCTCCCATTTAAGTTTTtagagaatattgagcagagttcacaGTGCTATAGAGCAGGTCCTTCTTGGCTATCTGTTTTCAGTATCATAATGTATTGTAAGTCTCTAACTCCCAATTTgtccctgccctccatctttcccctttggtaataaccctcagtttgttttctaagtttgtgagtctgtttttgttttgtaaataatttcatttgtatcattttttttagagtcTGCATGTTAGCAATTTCAGGTGATATTCGTCTTTCCCTattgactgacttcacttagtataagaatctccaggtccattcatattgctgccaacggcattatttcattcttttctatggctgagtactattccatttgGCATGTGTATCAGATCTTCTTTACCCCTTATTCTATTGATGGAAaaataggttgcttccatgtcagtTACTAAACAGTGCTGAAAACACATTGGGGTGCCTGTATCTTCTGAACCATGGGTTTAGGCAgatgtgcctaggagtgggattgctggagcaTGTGGTATCTCTAGTTTTAGTTCTTAAGGAACCTGCATAGTGTTCTCTATAcgggctgt is a genomic window containing:
- the KIAA0895 gene encoding uncharacterized protein KIAA0895 homolog isoform X3; this translates as MELTLQKYGSYEKFEQATGGSLLSKTRIWSHVRKYMMKEGCMGEIVVHLTEDLLSRASMTVVNGCPTLTINVSTAREHWLEGMLRHEIGTHYFRGINNLQQPWNSWTGRKKLELKPNNPTEEGLASIHSVLFRKDPFLWRAALLYYTVYRASQMSFCELFRDIGKFVKDPNTRWDYCVRAKRGWTDTSQPGCFSKDQVYLDGILQILRYRETIDFHLLTTLGKVSYEDVDRLKGLAVTENMRIPHFLQDHSRYMEHLEKIMEVNELTDRELKDLIC